A single window of Cytobacillus dafuensis DNA harbors:
- the perR gene encoding peroxide-responsive transcriptional repressor PerR, with product MAHIQLKEALDTLKDTGVRITPQRHAILEFLINSMSHPTADDIYKALEGKFPNMSVATVYNNLRVFREVGLVKELTYGDASSRFDFVTTHHYHVICEKCGKIVDFHYPGLDEVEHLASHVTGFKISHHRMEIYGTCPDCASKEAH from the coding sequence GTGGCGCATATTCAATTAAAGGAAGCGTTGGATACTTTAAAGGATACCGGAGTTCGCATAACACCACAGCGTCATGCGATACTTGAATTTTTAATAAACTCTATGTCGCACCCAACTGCAGATGATATTTATAAAGCTCTAGAAGGAAAGTTTCCTAATATGAGTGTGGCAACAGTTTACAATAATTTAAGAGTATTTCGTGAGGTTGGACTTGTTAAAGAATTAACCTATGGAGACGCATCAAGCCGATTTGATTTTGTCACAACACATCACTATCACGTGATCTGTGAGAAATGTGGTAAGATTGTTGATTTTCATTATCCAGGACTTGATGAAGTTGAGCATTTAGCCTCTCATGTGACAGGGTTTAAAATAAGCCATCATCGTATGGAGATTTATGGAACCTGCCCGGATTGTGCTAGTAAAGAAGCGCACTAA
- a CDS encoding YgzB family protein: MAKYSSKINKIRSFALSLIFVGFLVMYIGIFFRNSPLAMTIFMLLGLLFIIASTGVYFWIGMLSTKTVQVACPNCGKHTKMLGRVDMCMYCKEPLTLDQNLEGMEFDEKYNKKKK, encoded by the coding sequence ATGGCTAAATATTCTAGTAAAATTAATAAAATACGATCATTTGCCCTTAGTTTAATATTTGTTGGTTTTCTTGTCATGTACATAGGTATCTTCTTTAGAAATTCCCCTCTTGCTATGACAATATTTATGCTTTTGGGATTGCTCTTTATTATTGCAAGCACTGGAGTATATTTTTGGATTGGGATGCTTTCAACGAAAACGGTACAGGTAGCTTGTCCAAATTGTGGTAAACACACAAAAATGCTTGGGCGTGTAGATATGTGCATGTATTGTAAAGAGCCTTTAACACTTGATCAAAACTTAGAGGGCATGGAATTCGACGAAAAATATAACAAGAAGAAAAAATAA
- a CDS encoding nucleotidyltransferase-like protein, translating to MEDILRPIYQERASQANTLGVLIINKQQKNTPATDTFDAILLILVKEAESPVFVKHYSYNDKKAALYMVTDQQLHEWLLLGSNKKIFDWLYNGKILFERNEYIHDLKTELREFPFNGRKMKMGIEFAKLIRRYMDGKAFFENGHYLDTYNHVVHSLHHLARLAIIEHGFHPEVTVWQQVKQIEPEILKLYEELVNSHEPLEKRLELLFLASEFLIHSKTKSGISHFVDVLSEKEFWSISELMKHEELLFYSVDLGMLLEYLIDKHVVEIVNIETKGQDIFHRYYKLGKKLS from the coding sequence ATGGAAGACATTCTCCGGCCTATTTACCAGGAACGGGCAAGTCAAGCGAACACCCTAGGGGTTTTAATCATTAATAAGCAACAAAAAAACACTCCAGCTACTGACACGTTTGATGCAATCCTGCTTATTCTCGTGAAGGAAGCTGAATCTCCTGTATTTGTTAAGCATTATTCTTATAATGATAAGAAAGCTGCTTTATATATGGTTACAGACCAACAGCTACATGAATGGCTTTTGCTAGGATCTAACAAGAAAATTTTTGATTGGTTATATAATGGAAAAATATTATTTGAACGCAATGAATATATACACGATCTAAAAACAGAGTTAAGGGAGTTCCCTTTTAATGGGCGGAAGATGAAAATGGGAATAGAATTTGCCAAATTAATTCGCCGCTATATGGACGGAAAAGCATTTTTTGAAAACGGACATTATCTAGATACATATAATCATGTTGTCCACTCTCTTCACCATCTTGCAAGACTTGCCATTATTGAGCACGGTTTTCATCCAGAGGTTACCGTTTGGCAGCAGGTAAAGCAGATTGAACCAGAAATATTAAAGTTATATGAAGAACTGGTGAATAGTCATGAGCCATTAGAGAAAAGATTAGAACTGCTCTTCCTAGCAAGTGAATTTTTAATCCATTCAAAAACGAAAAGTGGAATCAGTCACTTTGTTGATGTGCTATCAGAAAAAGAATTTTGGTCCATTAGTGAGTTGATGAAACACGAGGAATTGTTATTCTATTCTGTTGATCTAGGCATGCTTCTTGAATATTTAATTGATAAGCATGTTGTTGAAATAGTTAATATTGAAACAAAAGGTCAAGATATTTTTCATCGCTACTATAAACTTGGAAAAAAATTATCGTAA
- a CDS encoding site-specific integrase has translation MASIQKRGKTYQYTVSHTMNGKQSPIRKGGFRTKKEAQIAAAEVEAQLSKGLMPMLKRIPLNEYFASWIKLYKEPKVSRVTLEHYLYSLKAVKDYFQEMPIQDVKRQNYQKFLNWLGKDKAKETVAKINGHIKACVKDAIEEQMIQIDFTRKTELTWTVQAKKSMEKHLSYGESERLLQNIWSKLEEGLGYSLLLLAITSGMRYEELIGLTRKDFDFVNNTISVNKTWGYKKNSPEGFGPTKNEQSDRIIKMDSATMNYFKKLFISTPTNLNQLVFYSPSSKYKVISNTNANKLLQKLLDKLRIHSITVHGLRHTHGSILLYKKASIHYVSERLGHGDIETTLKVYTHVLKELRIEDEQLSMKTFEEMIV, from the coding sequence ATGGCAAGCATACAAAAACGTGGAAAAACTTATCAATACACTGTCAGTCATACCATGAATGGAAAACAGAGCCCTATTCGTAAAGGTGGATTCCGCACTAAAAAAGAGGCACAAATTGCAGCAGCAGAAGTAGAAGCACAGCTGTCAAAAGGCCTAATGCCTATGCTTAAAAGGATTCCATTAAATGAATACTTCGCGAGTTGGATTAAGCTTTACAAAGAACCAAAAGTAAGTCGTGTAACCTTAGAACATTATTTGTATTCGCTAAAGGCTGTTAAAGACTATTTTCAAGAAATGCCTATTCAAGATGTCAAAAGACAAAACTACCAGAAGTTTTTAAACTGGCTTGGCAAGGATAAAGCAAAAGAAACAGTCGCAAAAATTAACGGACACATTAAGGCATGTGTCAAAGATGCCATTGAGGAGCAAATGATACAAATCGACTTCACAAGAAAAACCGAACTTACTTGGACAGTACAAGCTAAGAAATCCATGGAGAAACATTTAAGTTATGGAGAAAGTGAACGATTGTTACAAAACATATGGAGTAAGCTTGAGGAAGGACTAGGTTACTCATTATTGCTTTTGGCAATTACATCAGGAATGCGCTATGAGGAGCTTATTGGTCTTACAAGAAAAGACTTTGACTTTGTAAACAATACAATCAGTGTCAATAAAACATGGGGTTACAAGAAGAACTCCCCAGAAGGATTCGGACCAACTAAGAATGAACAATCAGATCGCATAATAAAGATGGATTCGGCTACTATGAACTACTTTAAAAAACTGTTTATATCAACACCCACTAATTTAAATCAATTGGTGTTTTACAGTCCATCTTCAAAGTACAAAGTCATTAGCAATACAAATGCAAATAAGTTGCTGCAAAAATTATTAGATAAACTAAGAATTCATTCTATCACTGTACATGGATTAAGACATACGCATGGAAGTATATTGCTCTATAAAAAAGCATCAATTCATTATGTAAGCGAACGACTAGGACACGGTGATATCGAAACAACATTGAAAGTGTATACTCATGTTCTTAAAGAATTGCGCATTGAGGATGAACAGCTTAGTATGAAGACGTTTGAGGAAATGATTGTGTAA
- a CDS encoding DUF771 domain-containing protein codes for MQQLSVNLTIPIPEDSIIISKVELNELRKQKLSGVYWSMKDLENRINKKHEWIKEHILYPEKHRKVLDVEKGGFVYYPKSKGQTWSFHASKMAKFLDKNFQAIFSES; via the coding sequence GTGCAACAATTATCAGTTAATCTTACAATCCCTATTCCAGAAGATTCTATAATAATTTCGAAAGTCGAATTGAATGAATTAAGAAAACAAAAATTGTCTGGTGTCTATTGGTCAATGAAAGACCTTGAAAACAGAATCAACAAAAAACATGAGTGGATAAAGGAACATATTCTATATCCCGAAAAACATAGAAAAGTACTCGATGTCGAAAAAGGAGGATTTGTTTATTATCCCAAAAGTAAAGGACAAACTTGGTCCTTTCATGCATCAAAAATGGCTAAATTTCTTGATAAGAATTTCCAAGCAATATTTTCGGAATCATAA